The following proteins are co-located in the Manihot esculenta cultivar AM560-2 chromosome 9, M.esculenta_v8, whole genome shotgun sequence genome:
- the LOC110621962 gene encoding serine/threonine-protein phosphatase PP1 isoform X1 — MDQAVLDDIIRRLLEVRGKPGKQVQLSEAEIRQLCVVSREIFLQQPNLLELEAPIKICGDIHGQYSDLLRLFEYGGLPPHANYLFLGDYVDRGKQSLETICLLLAYKIKYPENFFLLRGNHECASINRIYGFYDECKRRFNVRLWKIFTECFNCLPVAALIDEKILCMHGGLSPDLHNLDQIRNLPRPTDVPDTGLLCDLLWSDPSKDVEGWGMNDRGVSYTFGPDKVTEFLEKHDLDLICRAHQVVEDGYEFFANRQLVTIFSAPNYCGEFDNAGAMMSVDETLMCSFQILKPVDKRSKFNFGSTATAKPGNTSGVGVFGSTTTAKPGNSPAGVKESFSALQSFLGAKV, encoded by the exons ATGGACCAAGCGGTTCTCGATGATATTATCAGGCGTCTTTTAGAAGTCAGGGGCAAGCCCGGCAAGCAGGTTCAGTTATCGGAGGCCGAGATCCGGCAACTATGTGTTGTGTCTAGAGAGATTTTCTTGCAACAGCCTAATTTGTTGGAGCTTGAAGCACCCATCAAGATTTGTG GTGATATCCATGGTCAATATTCTGATCTTCTAAGGCTGTTTGAATATGGTGGATTACCTCCACATGCAAACTACTTGTTTTTGGGGGATTATGTTGATCGAGGCAAGCAAAGTCTAGAAACAATATGTCTTCTCCTTgcatacaaaataaaatatcctGAAAACTTCTTCCTTCTGAGGGGAAACCATGAATGTGCTTCAATAAACCGCATATATGGTTTTTATGATGAGTGTAAGAGAAGATTTAATGTTAGGTTGTGGAAGATATTCACAGAATGTTTTAACTGCCTACCAGTGGCGGCTCTAATTGATGAGAAGATCCTGTGCATGCATGGTGGTCTTTCTCCTGACCTTCATAACTTGGATCAGATTAGAAACTTGCCACGCCCCACTGATGTGCCAGATACAGGTTTGCTTTGTGATCTTCTCTGGTCAGATCCTAGTAAAGATGTTGAAGGTTGGGGAATGAATGACAGGGGAGTTTCATATACCTTTGGCCCTGACAAAGTGACAGAGTTTCTTGAGAAGCATGATTTGGATCTCATTTGCCGTGCTCACCAG GTTGTGGAGGATGGATACGAGTTCTTTGCCAACAGGCAACTTGTAACTATATTTTCAGCTCCTAATTATTGTGGAGAATTTGATAATGCTGGTGCCATGATGAGCGTGGATGAGACTCTAATGTGCTCTTTCCAAATATTAAAGCCTGTTGATAAAAGGTCAAAATTTAACTTTGGGAGCACAGCCACAGCAAAGCCTGGAAACACTTCTGGAGTTGGTGTTTTTGGGAGTACAACTACAGCCAAACCTGGAAACTCTCCAGCTGGAGTGAAG GAATCCTTTTCGGCGTTGCAGTCGTTCCTGGGTGCAAAAGTATAA
- the LOC110621962 gene encoding serine/threonine-protein phosphatase PP1 isoform X2 produces the protein MDQAVLDDIIRRLLEVRGKPGKQVQLSEAEIRQLCVVSREIFLQQPNLLELEAPIKICGDIHGQYSDLLRLFEYGGLPPHANYLFLGDYVDRGKQSLETICLLLAYKIKYPENFFLLRGNHECASINRIYGFYDECKRRFNVRLWKIFTECFNCLPVAALIDEKILCMHGGLSPDLHNLDQIRNLPRPTDVPDTGLLCDLLWSDPSKDVEGWGMNDRGVSYTFGPDKVTEFLEKHDLDLICRAHQVVEDGYEFFANRQLVTIFSAPNYCGEFDNAGAMMSVDETLMCSFQILKPVDKRSKFNFGSTATAKPGNTSGVGVFGSTTTAKPGNSPAGVKSFLGAKV, from the exons ATGGACCAAGCGGTTCTCGATGATATTATCAGGCGTCTTTTAGAAGTCAGGGGCAAGCCCGGCAAGCAGGTTCAGTTATCGGAGGCCGAGATCCGGCAACTATGTGTTGTGTCTAGAGAGATTTTCTTGCAACAGCCTAATTTGTTGGAGCTTGAAGCACCCATCAAGATTTGTG GTGATATCCATGGTCAATATTCTGATCTTCTAAGGCTGTTTGAATATGGTGGATTACCTCCACATGCAAACTACTTGTTTTTGGGGGATTATGTTGATCGAGGCAAGCAAAGTCTAGAAACAATATGTCTTCTCCTTgcatacaaaataaaatatcctGAAAACTTCTTCCTTCTGAGGGGAAACCATGAATGTGCTTCAATAAACCGCATATATGGTTTTTATGATGAGTGTAAGAGAAGATTTAATGTTAGGTTGTGGAAGATATTCACAGAATGTTTTAACTGCCTACCAGTGGCGGCTCTAATTGATGAGAAGATCCTGTGCATGCATGGTGGTCTTTCTCCTGACCTTCATAACTTGGATCAGATTAGAAACTTGCCACGCCCCACTGATGTGCCAGATACAGGTTTGCTTTGTGATCTTCTCTGGTCAGATCCTAGTAAAGATGTTGAAGGTTGGGGAATGAATGACAGGGGAGTTTCATATACCTTTGGCCCTGACAAAGTGACAGAGTTTCTTGAGAAGCATGATTTGGATCTCATTTGCCGTGCTCACCAG GTTGTGGAGGATGGATACGAGTTCTTTGCCAACAGGCAACTTGTAACTATATTTTCAGCTCCTAATTATTGTGGAGAATTTGATAATGCTGGTGCCATGATGAGCGTGGATGAGACTCTAATGTGCTCTTTCCAAATATTAAAGCCTGTTGATAAAAGGTCAAAATTTAACTTTGGGAGCACAGCCACAGCAAAGCCTGGAAACACTTCTGGAGTTGGTGTTTTTGGGAGTACAACTACAGCCAAACCTGGAAACTCTCCAGCTGGAGTGAAG TCGTTCCTGGGTGCAAAAGTATAA
- the LOC110621963 gene encoding uncharacterized protein LOC110621963: MSRGEGGGRRSHGNYTNPCLTMHQPWASLLVYGIKRIEGRSWPAPVRGRLWIHAASKVPEEATIKAMEEFYREIYAVNGITEIKFPEHYPVSRLLGCVEVVGCVRCEELASWEAVPVGVRLEGQTDFCWLCEQPKKLLVPFEMRGYQGVYNLEKKIYEAAVRGLVPVKGPMPVKFLLPNPRDPFSLKPGSISVLFPGKASEVEKSSSLTAAIAGARAAATQFNKKDQDLLANTVQNNNSNSKSDEMNGKPLEEHQKPKSNLYEGSNVIPSVSNEGEESSSQRQTHADMKQLPGAPAKIFAAAVRGLKPS, from the exons ATGAGtagaggagaaggaggagggaGAAGGAGCCATGGGAATTACACCAACCCCTGCCTGACGATGCATCAGCCATGGGCTTCCCTTTTAGTTTATGGGATCAAACGCATTGAAGGCAGGTCGTGGCCAGCTCCCGTTCGAG GCCGCCTTTGGATTCATGCTGCAAGTAAAGTTCCAGAGGAAGCTACAATCAAAGCAATGGAGGAATTTTATAGGGAAATCTATGCAGTGAATGGCATTACTGAAATTAAATTTCCAGAACATTATCCTGTTTCAAGACTTTTAG GGTGTGTTGAAGTGGTTGGCTGTGTTAGATGTGAAGAACTAGCAAGCTGGGAGGCGGTACCTGTAGGG GTAAGGTTAGAAGGACAAACAGATTTTTGCTGGCTCTGTGAACAGCCAAAG AAATTGCTAGTTCCATTTGAGATGCGGGGCTATCAAGGTGTTTATAACTTGGAAAAGAAG ATATATGAAGCTGCAGTTAGAGGTCTCGTTCCAGTTAAAGGTCCAATGCCAGTAAAATTTCTCCTCCCAAATCCTCGGGATCCTTTTTCCTTAAAACCAGGGTCTATTTCAGTGCTATTCCCTGGGAAAGCATCTGAAGTGGAGAAATCATCAAGTCTCACAGCAGCCATTGCTGGTGCACGTGCTGCAGCTACTCAGTTCAACAAGAAAGATCAAGATCTCTTAGCAAATACTGTCCAGAATAACAATTCTAATTCTAAAAGTGATGAAATGAATGGTAAACCTTTGGaggaacatcaaaagccaaaGAGTAACTTATATGAAGGCTCTAATGTCATACCTTCAGTGTCAAATGAGGGAGAGGAAAGCAGTAGCCAACGTCAAACTCATGCAGATATGAAACAGCTTCCTGGAGCTCCTGCTAAG ATTTTTGCTGCTGCAGTTAGAGGACTGAAGCCATCCTGA